Proteins from a single region of Candidatus Syntrophoarchaeum caldarius:
- a CDS encoding protein containing PilT protein, with protein sequence MRFLEEVEDGKREGFVSPLIIDEVSYVLMIQKGKELTGIKETMAVKQAISKILDKCLEPVTKFYEYLDYLTSLGNLKVVSIDYSISKIALDLSRECHLFPRDALHAACCKAYGITNIATNDADFERVE encoded by the coding sequence ATGAGATTTTTGGAAGAAGTAGAGGATGGGAAAAGGGAGGGTTTCGTCTCCCCGCTCATAATTGACGAGGTTTCTTATGTTCTGATGATTCAAAAAGGGAAAGAACTAACAGGAATTAAGGAAACCATGGCTGTTAAGCAGGCTATATCAAAAATTTTAGATAAATGCCTCGAGCCAGTAACAAAATTTTACGAGTATCTGGATTATCTTACTTCCTTAGGCAATCTGAAGGTTGTGAGCATAGATTATTCGATTTCAAAGATTGCACTGGATCTCTCAAGGGAATGCCACCTGTTTCCACGGGATGCTTTACATGCTGCTTGTTGTAAAGCCTATGGAATCACAAACATCGCAACAAACGACGCCGATTTTGAAAGAGTAGAATAG